The proteins below come from a single Eubacterium limosum genomic window:
- a CDS encoding YitT family protein, which produces MKTELNKKMPFGGCSLKDFGMIAVGSFLLSLGVSWFADPAGLVVGGISGLAIVVKAVTESWFGFAVPLAVTNLVLNVPLYLISLKQRGFGFIQKSIYAVLLMTLFLWVVEYIPNIFDFKDDLLLAALACGVLSGVGIGMVMRVNGTTGGTEMLAAIVKYIHPHFPIAKLIFFIDAAIIALGFFIFGPERTVYAVISVYVCSKIIDSMLEGVHFAKEALIISEKSKEISEAIFEYLDRGNTGIPIKGMYTEEQKEMLMVIVSQKEVVQLRQIVTAIDPRAFLIIGDVHEVLGEGFNEDYDELSLS; this is translated from the coding sequence ATGAAGACAGAATTAAATAAAAAAATGCCCTTTGGGGGGTGCTCATTAAAGGATTTTGGTATGATCGCAGTCGGGTCATTTTTGCTATCCCTGGGCGTCAGCTGGTTTGCGGACCCGGCTGGCCTGGTCGTAGGGGGGATCAGCGGGCTCGCCATTGTTGTAAAAGCGGTAACAGAGAGCTGGTTTGGTTTTGCGGTGCCCCTTGCAGTTACGAATCTTGTCCTCAATGTGCCCTTGTATCTCATCAGCCTGAAGCAGAGAGGCTTTGGGTTTATACAAAAATCCATCTACGCGGTTTTATTGATGACGCTGTTTTTATGGGTAGTTGAGTACATTCCCAATATCTTTGATTTTAAGGATGATTTATTGCTGGCGGCGCTGGCGTGCGGTGTATTATCCGGCGTCGGTATTGGTATGGTAATGCGCGTTAACGGAACTACTGGCGGGACAGAAATGCTGGCGGCCATCGTCAAATATATCCATCCCCATTTCCCCATCGCCAAGCTGATTTTTTTTATTGATGCGGCAATCATCGCCCTTGGCTTTTTCATTTTTGGGCCGGAGCGGACGGTTTATGCGGTCATCAGCGTTTATGTATGCTCAAAAATTATTGACAGCATGCTGGAGGGCGTCCATTTTGCCAAGGAGGCTTTGATTATCAGCGAAAAGAGCAAGGAAATATCTGAAGCGATTTTTGAGTACCTGGACCGCGGCAACACGGGTATCCCCATCAAAGGGATGTATACCGAGGAGCAAAAGGAAATGCTGATGGTGATTGTCTCTCAGAAGGAAGTCGTTCAGCTGCGCCAGATTGTGACAGCCATTGATCCCAGAGCATTTTTAATTATTGGTGATGTCCATGAGGTGCTGGGCGAAGGTTTTAATGAAGACTATGATGAGCTGAGCCTGAGCTAG
- a CDS encoding class I SAM-dependent methyltransferase, with the protein MYEKLMNFLRQKPEVYAPCTSKFWDDPHISKQMLKAHLEPEIDSASRKHSFIKKSAAWIAGLKAPEGSQLLDLGCGPGLYTELFAASGFTVTGIDLSQRSIEYARSQAALKERPIEYRCQNYLEIDYQEAFDIITLIYCDYGVLCPADRGQLLKRIIRALKPGGLFIMDGFTEKFWQDVPVKHEISYVESGFWSPDAHVCLSRNAHYPETKNTLEQSIIITADECQCFNIWNQIFTKASMEKELRNAGFNTVMFFDDVCGAPLSEDSKTICAVARKVQAF; encoded by the coding sequence TTGTACGAAAAATTAATGAATTTTTTGCGGCAAAAGCCGGAGGTCTATGCGCCGTGTACCTCAAAGTTCTGGGATGATCCGCACATTTCCAAACAGATGCTGAAAGCCCATCTGGAGCCGGAGATCGATTCGGCCTCCAGAAAGCACAGCTTTATAAAAAAATCGGCCGCATGGATCGCAGGGTTGAAAGCGCCGGAGGGGAGCCAGCTGCTGGACCTTGGCTGTGGGCCTGGCCTGTACACGGAGTTGTTTGCCGCAAGTGGCTTCACCGTTACAGGGATTGACCTCTCACAGCGCTCCATTGAATACGCGAGATCTCAGGCGGCTTTAAAGGAGAGGCCCATTGAGTACCGATGCCAGAATTATCTGGAGATTGATTATCAGGAAGCTTTTGACATCATTACACTGATCTACTGTGATTACGGTGTTTTGTGCCCTGCTGACCGGGGGCAGCTGCTAAAAAGAATCATAAGGGCGCTGAAGCCCGGAGGGCTCTTTATCATGGATGGTTTTACAGAAAAATTCTGGCAGGATGTCCCGGTAAAACATGAGATTTCTTATGTGGAGAGCGGATTCTGGTCGCCGGATGCCCATGTATGCCTGAGCAGGAATGCGCATTACCCTGAAACCAAAAACACACTGGAACAGAGCATTATCATTACAGCGGATGAATGCCAGTGCTTTAACATCTGGAACCAGATTTTTACGAAAGCTTCGATGGAAAAGGAATTAAGAAACGCAGGATTTAACACGGTCATGTTCTTTGATGATGTATGCGGAGCGCCTCTGTCAGAGGACAGTAAAACAATCTGTGCGGTAGCCCGGAAAGTGCAGGCCTTTTAA
- a CDS encoding tetratricopeptide repeat protein, whose product MQWTEKDYRKMDTAIKKGYEFFSESPEKSVNYWWQVWTKINNYNQKNGSRSFYTVLDGWSGWDTSPVTWMTDFEDAFVNYGRLDQRITYCETMLKNYDDISNVSRRIINNTLASAYLEKGDLKKGDAFYRELMKNPESDLTVWVNYARTFTNGVRHENDFEKAAGILEEGEKRLKNHEVSPIGSNDLYSALADTYEKLDMPDKADNARSKIKGDAAKKESFFARLFKKKK is encoded by the coding sequence ATGCAGTGGACTGAGAAGGATTATCGAAAGATGGACACTGCCATCAAAAAAGGATATGAGTTTTTTTCAGAGAGCCCTGAAAAATCCGTCAACTACTGGTGGCAGGTATGGACTAAAATTAACAATTATAACCAGAAAAACGGAAGCCGCAGCTTTTACACTGTGCTGGACGGCTGGTCCGGCTGGGATACGTCACCCGTTACCTGGATGACTGATTTTGAGGATGCCTTTGTCAATTACGGACGGCTGGATCAGCGGATCACCTACTGTGAGACCATGCTGAAGAATTATGACGATATCAGCAATGTCAGCCGACGGATTATCAATAATACCCTGGCATCCGCCTATCTGGAAAAAGGCGATCTTAAAAAGGGCGATGCCTTTTACAGAGAGCTGATGAAAAATCCGGAAAGTGATTTGACGGTGTGGGTTAATTATGCCAGGACCTTTACGAACGGTGTAAGGCATGAGAATGATTTTGAAAAGGCCGCGGGTATTCTGGAGGAGGGTGAAAAACGCCTGAAAAACCATGAGGTCAGCCCCATTGGCAGCAATGACCTCTACAGCGCTCTAGCAGATACTTACGAGAAATTGGATATGCCCGACAAGGCAGATAACGCCCGGTCAAAAATCAAGGGCGATGCGGCTAAAAAAGAATCCTTTTTTGCAAGGCTCTTCAAAAAGAAAAAATAG
- a CDS encoding bifunctional diguanylate cyclase/phosphodiesterase, whose amino-acid sequence MDKRKKYKERLLQIDQDLFELKPLLIDNKSLKENADYLAEFLRRYLPINQLALAQISNEGSIKESAFWKNDQNEDFWMAVIHEHMDKWQNEKDILSVFDIVEADSDKASIYALFPVACEDKLAGALLVQKPEQTGLWSEEETALLELMASTISVTLVNRARYEEYALQGYVFNELMDNTSTNIYVTDVETNEILFMNKAMQKSFGIEKPEGKICWQVLQKGMGGPCPFCPVPALLKDEDEHPSIVWEEENTRTGITYKNYDSFMQWTDGRTVHFQQSVDNTTTRQLEKAAATDELTDLLNRRAGKLALGHTLSQAKRDKIRVIVGMYDVNDLKEVNDTYGHAEGDVLLKTIARNIKECLTPQDYIFRLSGDEFIIVFKDTDLTASKEKIRRARERIQFFKEDSQKPYEMNFCCGYEEIEPGDQRTITEILTNVDEKMYEKKRLFHIQKAEEKYRKDGEKQGRTKNFSYDKEHLYDALVQSTDDYIYVCNMKTNTFRYPKAMVEEFELPGEVVENAAAVWGARVHDLDKKAFLESNQEITDGRTDCHSVEYRAKNRKGEWVWMRCRGHLERDEAGEPTLFAGIITNLGKKNKIDHLTGLFNKFEFEEEIERLISTKPDQPIGIMILGMDEFKRINDLYNRSFGDEVIRITSQKIQTFLPPDASVYRMDGDEFGIILRNGTGHGLKNIYGKIYQAVNHQQEFNGKKFYCTLSAGCTLYPLDGRTYLDLIKYAGYSLEYAKNKGKNQIAFFSEEILIGKTRQLDLTELLRESVEQGFESFEVYYQLQVNADTRKIKGAEALARWKCEKYGQVPPDQFIPILEESGLIIPVGKWIFEQALGACARWIKEDPDFVISVNLSYVQLEDAGFIDFMEQAVLSSGVPPANVVVEMTESYIASNINRIEGIFDRIRSFGMKIAMDDFGTGYSSLGILKKIPADIVKIDRIFVKDVQTSHFDLTFIKFIVELCHDVGIEVCLEGVETEGEYEAVKPHDVDFIQGYLFGKPVPESTFEEQNFS is encoded by the coding sequence ATGGACAAACGAAAAAAATATAAAGAACGTTTATTACAAATTGATCAAGATTTATTTGAGCTAAAACCTTTGTTGATCGATAATAAAAGCTTAAAGGAAAATGCGGATTATCTGGCAGAATTTTTAAGGCGTTATCTGCCCATAAACCAGCTGGCGCTGGCGCAGATATCGAATGAAGGCAGCATAAAGGAAAGCGCTTTCTGGAAAAATGACCAGAATGAGGATTTTTGGATGGCTGTTATTCATGAACATATGGATAAGTGGCAGAATGAAAAGGACATCCTGTCTGTTTTTGATATAGTGGAGGCAGACAGCGATAAAGCTTCCATTTATGCGTTGTTTCCAGTGGCCTGTGAGGATAAACTTGCAGGCGCACTCCTGGTACAGAAGCCTGAACAGACAGGATTGTGGAGTGAGGAGGAAACGGCCCTTCTCGAATTGATGGCGTCCACGATCAGCGTGACGCTGGTTAACCGTGCGCGTTATGAGGAGTATGCTCTTCAGGGCTATGTTTTCAATGAGCTGATGGACAATACCAGCACAAATATCTATGTCACAGATGTTGAGACTAATGAAATACTCTTTATGAACAAGGCGATGCAGAAGTCCTTTGGAATTGAAAAGCCTGAGGGGAAAATCTGCTGGCAGGTTCTTCAAAAGGGGATGGGAGGCCCCTGCCCATTTTGTCCTGTGCCGGCGCTTTTGAAGGATGAGGACGAGCACCCTTCTATTGTCTGGGAGGAAGAAAATACGCGAACTGGCATTACCTATAAAAATTATGACAGCTTTATGCAGTGGACAGATGGGCGCACCGTTCATTTCCAGCAATCCGTCGACAATACAACCACCAGGCAGCTTGAAAAGGCAGCTGCCACCGATGAGCTGACCGACCTGCTGAACCGGAGGGCGGGAAAGCTGGCATTGGGCCATACGCTCAGCCAGGCAAAGCGGGATAAAATCCGGGTGATTGTGGGCATGTATGATGTCAACGACCTTAAGGAGGTCAACGATACTTATGGACACGCGGAAGGCGATGTTTTACTGAAGACCATTGCCAGAAATATTAAGGAATGCCTGACGCCGCAGGATTACATATTCCGGCTGAGCGGCGATGAGTTTATCATTGTTTTCAAAGATACTGACCTCACCGCCTCCAAGGAAAAAATCCGCCGCGCCCGAGAGCGGATACAGTTTTTTAAGGAGGATAGTCAAAAGCCTTATGAGATGAACTTCTGTTGTGGTTATGAAGAAATTGAGCCCGGGGACCAAAGGACCATCACGGAGATTCTTACAAACGTTGATGAGAAAATGTATGAGAAAAAAAGGCTGTTCCACATTCAAAAGGCAGAAGAAAAGTACCGAAAGGATGGGGAAAAGCAGGGGCGGACAAAAAACTTCAGTTATGATAAGGAGCATCTTTACGATGCGCTGGTCCAGAGCACGGATGATTATATCTATGTGTGCAATATGAAGACGAACACCTTCCGTTATCCAAAGGCCATGGTGGAGGAGTTTGAGCTTCCCGGCGAGGTGGTCGAGAACGCCGCTGCCGTTTGGGGAGCGAGAGTTCACGATCTGGATAAAAAGGCCTTTCTTGAATCAAATCAGGAAATAACGGACGGCCGTACAGACTGCCACAGCGTCGAATACCGCGCTAAAAACCGCAAGGGCGAATGGGTTTGGATGCGGTGCAGGGGCCATCTGGAACGTGACGAAGCCGGAGAGCCGACGCTTTTTGCCGGCATTATCACAAATCTGGGCAAAAAAAATAAAATAGACCACCTGACCGGACTTTTTAATAAGTTTGAATTTGAGGAAGAAATCGAGCGGCTGATCAGTACAAAGCCAGATCAGCCCATTGGGATAATGATTTTGGGAATGGATGAGTTTAAGCGCATCAATGATCTCTATAACCGGAGCTTTGGCGATGAGGTCATACGGATTACCTCCCAGAAGATACAGACATTTCTGCCGCCGGACGCCAGCGTTTACCGGATGGATGGTGATGAGTTCGGTATTATTCTCAGAAACGGCACGGGGCATGGCCTGAAAAACATTTACGGAAAAATATATCAGGCTGTCAATCACCAGCAGGAGTTCAACGGTAAGAAATTTTACTGTACGCTTTCTGCCGGATGTACCCTTTATCCGTTAGATGGCAGAACTTATCTCGATTTAATTAAGTATGCAGGGTATTCATTGGAATACGCTAAAAATAAAGGGAAGAACCAGATTGCCTTTTTCTCAGAGGAAATCCTGATTGGAAAAACCCGTCAGCTGGATTTGACCGAGCTGCTGCGCGAAAGTGTGGAGCAGGGTTTTGAAAGTTTTGAGGTTTATTATCAGCTTCAGGTCAATGCTGATACCAGAAAGATAAAAGGAGCGGAGGCGCTGGCACGATGGAAATGTGAAAAATACGGGCAGGTACCACCAGACCAGTTTATCCCGATTCTGGAGGAAAGCGGCCTTATTATCCCGGTCGGTAAATGGATTTTTGAACAGGCGCTGGGCGCTTGTGCCCGTTGGATAAAAGAAGACCCGGATTTTGTCATCAGCGTTAACCTGTCCTACGTCCAGCTAGAGGACGCCGGATTTATTGATTTTATGGAGCAGGCAGTGCTGAGCAGTGGAGTTCCCCCGGCGAACGTGGTGGTAGAGATGACGGAGAGCTACATCGCCTCAAATATAAACCGGATTGAGGGGATCTTTGACCGAATCCGCAGTTTTGGTATGAAAATCGCTATGGACGATTTTGGAACAGGCTATTCATCACTGGGAATCCTGAAGAAAATTCCGGCAGATATCGTGAAGATTGACCGGATATTTGTAAAAGATGTTCAGACAAGCCATTTTGATCTGACCTTTATAAAATTCATTGTAGAGCTGTGCCATGATGTGGGCATTGAGGTCTGCCTGGAAGGGGTGGAGACAGAGGGCGAGTATGAGGCTGTAAAACCCCATGATGTCGATTTTATACAGGGATATCTTTTTGGAAAACCTGTGCCGGAAAGTACTTTTGAAGAACAAAATTTTAGTTAG
- a CDS encoding UvrD-helicase domain-containing protein → MFISDLHIHSRYSRATSKECTPEHLDLWSRRKGIDILGTGDFTHPAWREELKEKLEPAEPGLYTLKTDFRLKDDTAGVKTDPRFVITGEISSIYKKNGKVRKVHSVILLPSLESAELFAKKLEAIGNIHSDGRPILGLDCRDLLEIMLETCPDAIYIPAHIWTPHFSLFGAFSGFDTIEECFEDLTPHIRALETGLSSDPPMNWRLSALDGYQLISNSDAHSPAKLGREANLMDIELSYEGLSGAIQEGKGLAGTIEFFPEEGKYHYDGHRKCHLCLSPQEAEPYNGKCPVCGRKLTIGVSHRVEQLADREDGYLLKNARPYESLVPLPEVIAASTGRSAASVKVQKDYMEMLQKLGPEFSILRETPVEDIKKAAGFLISEGINRLRKGEVERIPGYDGEYGKVKLIDDSELNALDGQVSLFASSELAQMPRKEKAAKQLPAAGKPEEPEAAQSPHPIVTESLNAEQLEAVITARRAIAVIAGPGTGKTKTLVSRILHLLNERRVKPTEITAVTFTNKAAAEMRERLEKELGKRAARQVNIGTFHSLCHKLLKEHRGGFTLADAFETLETAEETICHFGLSLSAKQFLKEVSLMKTGLSKGSDILSEAAFDYYGQQLKALSVLDFDDLLSETLVMLEDEDKNNIRKNHYSFLLVDEFQDISPIQFELIKSWNRDGRELFVIGDPDQSIYGFRGSDARCFERLSADYPELQTIRLVNNYRSTPEIVTSACQVINHNEGAKREIQPFQSKGTPLKLVSAPSELSEGIFIAREINRLIGGIDMLDTETADNRQDSQTMRSFSDIAVLYRTHRQAEMLETCLKKEGIPYVITGRDDFLTNRNVRGTVCFFRTLLDPEDQLSLRMCLKLLWDLPEETADILIKTPDQIDTSRCPYRYLKEKYQSKTKRTKPQKLLEDWAAELGLNESKAFTKFLDMTVFYKTLAEFMDTLTFGEEGDLKRSANKTYTSDAVTLMTLHGSKGLEFPIVFLYGAKKGIMPLEVGKLPSDIQEERRLFFVGMTRAKDELILTTSSEPSPFLNELPEAVLKRQSAGKPQNPNEGKQISLIDLLS, encoded by the coding sequence TTGTTTATTTCAGATTTACATATACATTCCCGTTACTCAAGAGCCACCAGCAAGGAGTGTACGCCAGAGCATCTGGATCTCTGGTCAAGAAGAAAAGGTATTGATATTCTTGGAACCGGCGATTTTACCCATCCGGCGTGGCGTGAAGAACTAAAGGAAAAACTTGAGCCAGCCGAGCCGGGCCTCTATACCTTAAAAACAGACTTCCGCTTAAAGGACGATACCGCAGGCGTCAAAACCGACCCGCGTTTTGTCATCACTGGGGAGATCAGTTCAATCTATAAAAAGAATGGTAAGGTGCGCAAGGTACACAGTGTTATTCTGCTGCCAAGTCTTGAATCCGCCGAGCTCTTTGCCAAAAAGCTGGAGGCCATCGGCAATATTCACTCCGACGGACGGCCTATACTGGGGCTTGACTGCCGCGACCTCTTGGAGATCATGCTTGAAACCTGCCCGGATGCCATCTATATTCCCGCCCATATCTGGACGCCGCATTTTTCCCTTTTCGGCGCTTTCTCAGGCTTTGATACCATCGAAGAATGCTTTGAGGACCTCACACCCCATATCCGTGCGCTGGAAACCGGCTTATCCTCTGACCCTCCCATGAACTGGCGTCTTTCGGCCCTCGACGGCTATCAGCTCATCTCAAATTCTGACGCTCATTCTCCCGCCAAGCTGGGGCGTGAAGCCAATTTAATGGACATTGAGCTCAGCTATGAAGGGCTCTCCGGCGCGATCCAGGAAGGTAAAGGACTGGCAGGGACCATCGAGTTCTTCCCCGAAGAAGGAAAGTATCATTATGACGGACACCGGAAATGCCATTTGTGCTTAAGCCCACAGGAGGCAGAACCGTACAATGGGAAATGCCCGGTCTGCGGCAGAAAGCTGACCATCGGCGTCTCCCACCGTGTCGAGCAGCTCGCGGACCGGGAGGATGGTTATCTGCTTAAAAATGCCCGCCCCTACGAAAGCCTTGTCCCCCTTCCGGAAGTCATCGCCGCCTCCACAGGACGCTCAGCAGCCAGTGTGAAAGTGCAAAAAGATTACATGGAAATGCTGCAAAAGCTGGGGCCAGAGTTTTCGATTCTTCGCGAGACACCCGTCGAGGACATTAAAAAAGCCGCGGGCTTTCTCATCTCAGAGGGTATTAACCGCCTGAGAAAAGGTGAGGTTGAACGAATCCCCGGTTACGATGGCGAATACGGCAAGGTCAAACTTATTGACGATTCTGAGCTAAATGCCCTTGACGGCCAGGTCAGCCTCTTTGCGTCTTCAGAACTGGCGCAGATGCCCAGGAAAGAAAAAGCCGCAAAGCAGCTGCCCGCCGCAGGCAAACCCGAAGAACCCGAAGCCGCCCAGTCTCCGCATCCCATTGTGACAGAATCGCTCAACGCAGAACAGTTGGAAGCTGTCATAACAGCGCGGAGAGCCATCGCCGTCATCGCAGGTCCGGGAACCGGAAAAACAAAAACCCTGGTTTCCCGTATCCTTCATTTACTCAATGAGCGGCGCGTTAAGCCAACGGAGATCACCGCCGTCACCTTTACAAATAAGGCCGCTGCCGAAATGCGGGAACGGCTTGAAAAGGAGCTGGGAAAACGAGCTGCCAGACAGGTAAACATCGGAACCTTTCACAGCCTTTGCCATAAACTTTTAAAGGAACACCGGGGAGGTTTTACACTGGCTGATGCGTTTGAAACCCTTGAAACCGCCGAGGAAACCATCTGCCATTTTGGCCTGAGCCTTTCCGCAAAGCAATTTCTGAAAGAAGTTTCCCTTATGAAAACCGGACTTTCAAAAGGATCCGATATCCTCTCAGAAGCCGCCTTCGATTATTACGGCCAGCAGCTTAAAGCCTTATCTGTACTGGATTTTGATGACCTTCTCTCCGAAACGCTGGTGATGCTGGAAGACGAAGATAAAAACAACATCCGCAAAAATCATTACAGCTTTTTACTGGTTGATGAATTCCAGGACATCAGTCCCATCCAATTTGAACTCATCAAATCCTGGAACCGCGATGGCCGAGAGCTTTTCGTCATCGGTGATCCCGACCAGTCCATCTACGGCTTCCGCGGCTCAGACGCCCGATGCTTTGAACGCCTGTCCGCCGATTACCCAGAGCTCCAGACCATCCGGCTTGTGAACAATTACCGTTCCACTCCTGAAATTGTCACCTCAGCCTGCCAAGTCATCAACCACAACGAGGGCGCAAAGCGTGAAATACAGCCTTTCCAGTCAAAGGGAACACCGCTCAAACTGGTGAGCGCTCCCAGCGAGCTGTCAGAGGGGATTTTTATCGCCCGTGAAATCAACCGGCTCATCGGGGGGATCGATATGCTGGACACCGAAACCGCCGATAACCGCCAGGACAGCCAGACCATGCGCAGCTTTTCAGATATTGCCGTGCTCTACCGTACGCACAGACAGGCCGAAATGCTCGAAACCTGCCTGAAAAAAGAGGGCATTCCCTATGTTATTACCGGCAGAGATGATTTTCTTACGAATCGGAATGTCCGGGGAACCGTCTGCTTCTTCAGGACACTCCTCGACCCCGAAGACCAGCTTTCCCTCAGAATGTGCCTGAAGCTTCTCTGGGATCTCCCGGAGGAAACCGCTGATATTTTGATTAAAACACCTGATCAGATTGACACCAGCCGCTGCCCCTACCGCTATCTGAAGGAAAAATACCAGTCCAAAACAAAGCGTACAAAGCCACAAAAACTTTTAGAAGACTGGGCTGCCGAGCTCGGATTGAATGAGAGCAAGGCTTTCACAAAATTTCTGGATATGACCGTCTTCTACAAAACGCTGGCTGAGTTCATGGATACACTGACCTTCGGTGAGGAAGGCGACCTGAAGAGAAGCGCGAACAAAACCTATACCTCAGACGCGGTTACCCTTATGACCCTCCACGGTTCCAAAGGGCTGGAATTCCCCATTGTATTCCTCTACGGCGCCAAAAAAGGCATAATGCCCCTGGAAGTCGGCAAGCTGCCATCCGATATTCAGGAGGAACGGCGGCTGTTCTTTGTGGGGATGACCCGGGCAAAAGATGAGCTGATCCTCACCACCTCGTCAGAACCTTCGCCGTTTCTAAACGAATTGCCCGAGGCTGTGCTGAAACGCCAATCTGCCGGGAAACCCCAGAATCCAAACGAAGGCAAACAGATCAGCCTTATCGACCTCTTATCCTGA
- a CDS encoding C-GCAxxG-C-C family protein — MEDQEKKDQIFSYAVENFKNGLNCAECVYDALIRAGVLEVAPETRAMCTAFGGGIGLSGYTCGALSGAVMANSAIYGRPDPWSVPDEERGHEVAAKYYRRYNKMVHDFEAANGGVLCREICSKYDDWHSKDRKKACLKLIGAAAVMAYEYLQMPQEEAFKLPYGENMGEME, encoded by the coding sequence ATGGAAGATCAGGAAAAAAAGGATCAGATTTTCAGTTATGCGGTTGAGAATTTTAAAAATGGATTAAACTGTGCAGAGTGTGTTTATGATGCGCTGATCAGGGCAGGGGTGCTGGAGGTCGCGCCTGAAACGAGAGCGATGTGCACAGCCTTTGGCGGCGGTATCGGACTCAGCGGTTATACCTGCGGCGCACTTTCCGGTGCGGTTATGGCAAACAGCGCCATATATGGCCGGCCGGACCCATGGTCAGTACCGGATGAGGAAAGGGGCCACGAAGTGGCGGCCAAGTATTACCGGCGCTACAATAAAATGGTGCACGATTTTGAGGCGGCCAATGGCGGTGTGCTCTGCCGGGAAATCTGTTCAAAATATGATGACTGGCACAGCAAAGACCGGAAAAAGGCGTGTCTTAAGCTTATCGGCGCCGCAGCGGTGATGGCCTATGAATATTTACAGATGCCCCAGGAAGAAGCCTTTAAATTGCCTTATGGTGAAAACATGGGAGAAATGGAATAA
- a CDS encoding HdeD family acid-resistance protein, giving the protein MHTLKNITPVIWIIIAVLVLCAGLILIFNTTLAWSIIEWSVAALILAVGLMYLFSVFIKTTEQKLKALGIGALCVLGSAALFAMPRLIGGTFGLVSAVLAIIIGLLVLLNAFKLRRDGAGWVGTLITAAAYLLIGFAMFFAEAGGRLFSVLLGLYFVVFSFNIFGDALVSLMGNNTAAQKYKRKVRVPLPTFIAAFLPMKMLRTVNHLVEEDPDELLLVEQPEQRHEPDMEIYIHTREGFIPGMGHVDIAVGDQVYTYGNYDDATWKLGGFFADGVMVEMDRETHIRMSLEVEKKVLMVYGLALKPEQKKAILERIAALKADMIPWEPLAQQAEKGEIEGNPEDYQDVASQTYRNSRGRFYKFKKGNPFKTYYAVGTNCVKLADSIVGQSGIDLLRVNGIITPGTYLDYLDSLYERGDSIVVARKLYHPENSDAGRE; this is encoded by the coding sequence ATGCATACATTAAAAAATATCACGCCGGTGATCTGGATCATTATCGCTGTTTTGGTTTTGTGCGCGGGCCTGATCCTGATTTTTAATACGACGCTGGCCTGGAGTATCATCGAATGGAGCGTCGCAGCCCTCATTCTGGCGGTTGGGCTGATGTACCTGTTTTCGGTTTTTATTAAAACAACAGAGCAGAAATTAAAAGCCCTTGGAATCGGAGCGCTCTGTGTCTTGGGCAGTGCCGCCCTGTTTGCCATGCCGCGTTTAATCGGCGGTACCTTTGGTCTGGTATCTGCAGTTCTGGCCATTATCATTGGCCTTCTGGTGCTGTTGAATGCCTTTAAGCTCCGCAGAGACGGGGCGGGCTGGGTAGGTACACTGATTACAGCGGCCGCTTATCTTCTCATTGGCTTTGCCATGTTTTTCGCGGAAGCTGGCGGGCGTTTGTTCAGCGTGCTGCTGGGCCTGTATTTTGTGGTTTTTTCTTTTAATATTTTTGGGGATGCATTGGTTTCCTTGATGGGAAATAATACGGCGGCTCAAAAATACAAACGGAAAGTCCGCGTTCCGCTGCCGACTTTTATCGCGGCATTTTTGCCGATGAAGATGCTGAGGACTGTCAACCATCTGGTGGAAGAAGATCCCGATGAGCTGCTGCTGGTTGAGCAGCCTGAGCAGCGCCATGAGCCAGATATGGAAATTTATATTCATACGCGAGAGGGTTTTATCCCGGGCATGGGACACGTGGACATCGCGGTCGGCGATCAGGTATATACCTATGGAAATTATGATGATGCCACCTGGAAGCTGGGAGGCTTCTTTGCCGACGGCGTAATGGTTGAAATGGACCGTGAGACACATATACGCATGTCGCTGGAGGTTGAGAAAAAAGTCCTGATGGTCTATGGCCTTGCTCTGAAGCCTGAGCAAAAGAAAGCTATTTTAGAGCGTATCGCAGCGTTAAAAGCAGATATGATTCCCTGGGAGCCGCTGGCACAGCAGGCAGAAAAGGGTGAAATCGAAGGAAATCCAGAGGATTACCAGGATGTTGCGAGCCAGACCTATCGCAACTCCAGGGGACGTTTTTATAAATTTAAAAAAGGGAATCCCTTTAAAACCTACTACGCGGTGGGTACGAACTGTGTAAAGCTCGCGGACAGCATTGTCGGGCAATCGGGGATAGATCTGCTGCGGGTAAACGGGATCATCACGCCCGGCACCTACCTCGATTATCTCGACAGCCTCTATGAACGTGGGGATTCCATAGTGGTAGCGCGAAAGCTCTATCATCCGGAAAACAGTGATGCCGGTAGAGAATAA